From Oncorhynchus nerka isolate Pitt River unplaced genomic scaffold, Oner_Uvic_2.0 unplaced_scaffold_2409, whole genome shotgun sequence, a single genomic window includes:
- the LOC135567193 gene encoding methionine synthase-like yields the protein MHRIRYEGIRPAAGYPTQPDHTEKTAMWTLGEVEEKTGIKLTESLAMTPAAAVSGLYFSHPKATYFSVGKITREQVEDYAGRKEMPVSEVERWLGPILGYDTD from the exons ATGCACAGGATCCGTTACGAGGGCATCAGGCCAGCCGCAGGATACCCCACCCAGCCCGACCACACGGAGAAGACCGCCATGTGGACGCTGGGCGAGGTAGAGGAGAAGACGG GTATCAAGTTGACTGAGTCTCTGGCCATGACCCCAGCAGCAGCTGTCTCTGGGCTGTACTTCTCTCATCCTAAAGCCACCTACTTCTCAGTGGGAAAGATCACCAGAGAACAG GTGGAGGACTATGCTGGGAGGAAAGAGATGCCAGTGTCTGAGGTGGAACGCTGGCTGGGGCCAATCCTGGGCTACGACACTGACTGA